In Candidatus Sulfurimonas marisnigri, a single genomic region encodes these proteins:
- a CDS encoding bifunctional riboflavin kinase/FAD synthetase, translated as MKNSRAIAIGGFDGMHIGHQHLFAELDKSGTIVVIETGYANLTPKYERENFSHYPIFYLKLDDIRHLSGEEFIGFLKDKFPKLDKIVVGYDFHFGKNRKYSFDDLKILFTGDVKVVDEVTLNGDSIHSHKIRQKVSIGDIKGANAFLGHNYTIKGKIVKGQGIGKKELVATINIEAEGFLTPKEGVYATLTRIDDEEHYHPSVSFVGHRVTTDGSFAIESHILDGEVTCSDKARISFVSFIRDNKKFESLDELKKAINKDIFVASKELKFLQL; from the coding sequence ATGAAAAATAGTCGTGCAATAGCCATCGGCGGTTTTGATGGTATGCATATAGGACATCAACACCTTTTTGCGGAGCTTGATAAGAGTGGGACTATTGTTGTAATTGAGACAGGTTATGCAAACTTAACTCCAAAGTATGAGCGTGAGAACTTTTCTCACTATCCTATATTTTATCTTAAGTTAGATGATATTCGTCATTTGAGTGGGGAAGAGTTTATAGGCTTTTTAAAAGATAAGTTTCCAAAATTAGACAAAATAGTTGTTGGATATGACTTTCACTTTGGAAAAAACAGAAAATACTCTTTTGATGACTTAAAAATACTTTTTACTGGAGATGTTAAAGTTGTTGATGAGGTGACTTTAAATGGTGACTCTATTCATTCACATAAAATCAGACAAAAAGTAAGTATAGGCGATATTAAAGGTGCAAACGCATTTTTAGGGCATAATTACACTATTAAAGGTAAAATAGTTAAAGGTCAAGGTATAGGAAAAAAAGAGTTGGTAGCGACTATAAATATAGAAGCAGAAGGTTTTCTTACTCCAAAAGAGGGAGTTTATGCTACTCTTACTAGAATAGATGATGAAGAACATTATCATCCATCAGTCTCATTTGTGGGGCACCGCGTAACTACAGATGGAAGTTTTGCTATTGAGTCTCATATACTTGACGGCGAAGTTACATGTAGCGACAAAGCAAGAATTAGTTTTGTCTCTTTTATAAGAGACAACAAAAAGTTTGAGTCACTTGATGAGCTCAAAAAAGCGATAAACAAAGATATATTTGTCGCTTCAAAAGAATTAAAGTTTTTGCAATTATGA
- a CDS encoding tRNA pseudouridine(13) synthase TruD, whose translation MRKREYLDTTQDISFKFFQTPDDFMVDEVMCTEFKGKGNYLIIHVKKVELTTWDMVAIFAEYFGIPAQKIGYAGLKDKHATTTQYISVDASYEKMLKKFHHKQIKILKTIRHSHSIRMGDLCGNRFSINLHFVDNIDSGKIEKCARKIAKNGLPNYFGYQRFGRDNDSIKQAEEMIKGEIFIEDTKIKNFLISIYQSTFFNDWLRERVELSREKNDGKFLLLDGDVYQDNKGDLSTPKIMPTREFESKKLVPTGLLCGRDTFRARDEAREIEKKYDDEFLQEKGYRREALIYPKDIECKYIRKETKLKISFTLPKGSYATVFLESIANKNYTAKDVKPKIKQK comes from the coding sequence ATGAGAAAAAGAGAATATTTAGATACTACACAAGATATAAGTTTTAAGTTCTTCCAAACACCTGATGATTTTATGGTTGATGAAGTTATGTGCACAGAGTTCAAGGGCAAAGGAAACTACTTAATTATACATGTAAAAAAAGTTGAACTTACAACTTGGGACATGGTAGCGATTTTTGCAGAGTACTTTGGTATTCCTGCACAAAAGATTGGTTATGCTGGATTAAAAGACAAACATGCAACAACAACGCAGTACATATCTGTTGACGCTTCATATGAAAAGATGCTTAAAAAGTTCCACCATAAACAGATTAAGATATTAAAGACAATAAGACACTCCCACTCTATTAGAATGGGTGATTTATGTGGCAACAGATTTAGTATAAATTTACATTTTGTTGATAATATTGATTCAGGTAAGATTGAGAAGTGTGCACGAAAAATTGCTAAAAATGGTTTACCTAACTACTTTGGTTACCAAAGATTTGGGCGTGATAACGACTCAATAAAACAAGCAGAGGAGATGATAAAAGGGGAAATATTTATAGAAGATACAAAGATTAAAAACTTTTTAATTTCTATTTATCAGAGTACATTTTTTAATGACTGGCTGCGAGAGAGAGTAGAGCTATCACGTGAAAAAAATGATGGTAAATTTTTACTACTTGATGGAGATGTATATCAAGATAATAAGGGTGACTTATCTACTCCCAAAATTATGCCAACAAGAGAATTCGAAAGTAAAAAACTTGTTCCTACTGGGCTTTTGTGCGGTAGAGATACTTTTCGTGCAAGAGATGAAGCAAGAGAGATAGAAAAAAAGTACGATGATGAGTTTTTACAAGAAAAAGGCTATAGAAGAGAAGCACTAATATATCCAAAAGATATAGAATGTAAGTATATTAGAAAAGAAACAAAACTAAAGATTTCTTTTACACTTCCAAAAGGTTCTTACGCAACAGTATTTTTAGAAAGTATTGCAAATAAGAACTATACAGCTAAAGATGTAAAGCCAAAGATTAAACAAAAATAA
- a CDS encoding F0F1 ATP synthase subunit A, producing the protein MGELFTFFGLLSHDKTFIYMTHMLLSAGIALMLVKIAMSNLQMVPRGTQNVLEAYISGVLKMGTDVMGEEKARKYVALVATIGLFVGIANLIGVVPGFEAPTAFLEMPLTLALSVFVYYNYVGIKEQGVIKYFKHFMGPVWWLYWLMFPIEIVSHFSRLVSLSFRLFGNVKGDDMFLMVILMLAPWVLPMIPFALLTFMAFLQAFIFMMLTYVYLGGAVAVDDH; encoded by the coding sequence ATGGGTGAATTGTTCACATTTTTCGGTTTATTATCTCACGATAAGACTTTTATCTACATGACGCACATGCTTTTATCAGCAGGTATAGCTTTAATGCTTGTTAAGATTGCAATGTCTAATCTTCAAATGGTTCCAAGAGGAACTCAAAATGTTTTGGAAGCATACATCTCTGGTGTTCTTAAGATGGGAACAGATGTTATGGGCGAAGAAAAAGCTCGTAAATACGTAGCACTAGTTGCTACTATCGGTCTTTTTGTTGGTATTGCTAACCTCATAGGTGTAGTGCCAGGCTTTGAAGCTCCAACTGCATTTTTAGAAATGCCTTTGACATTGGCTTTATCAGTATTTGTTTATTACAACTATGTTGGTATAAAAGAGCAAGGTGTTATAAAGTACTTCAAACACTTTATGGGTCCAGTTTGGTGGCTGTATTGGTTAATGTTCCCAATAGAAATCGTTTCTCACTTTTCTCGTTTAGTATCCCTTAGCTTCCGTCTTTTCGGTAATGTTAAAGGTGATGATATGTTCTTGATGGTAATCTTAATGCTTGCTCCATGGGTGTTACCTATGATTCCATTTGCACTTCTTACATTTATGGCTTTCTTGCAAGCGTTCATCTTTATGATGCTTACGTATGTTTACCTTGGTGGTGCTGTAGCGGTTGACGATCACTAG
- a CDS encoding secretin N-terminal domain-containing protein → MRLIRFIFLTLSLVFVLSAREQVNVNFSNLAIDDFIKLISKITNKNILINHNVAGVVNFVSSTPIYDDELMGILVSVLESKGFTLIQNGSLYEVVRSAEAAKYNVKVEVQNKKLHGSIMVTQAIVVKGENVDIVAAKIRYLISKTAKLMTMKESNILLITDYPKNIETIKKVIKNIDTNNEAIVKIIYIKHAEIRKLLARVIDISKSLFNEKVESQTVKIILDDNTNGIIVVGNKDNVKKVEALIEKLDVESNVSKSVEIFNLKNSDAKAVLASLTEIISKQTYTDPALKPNVSMSEEINAIIAVGEPAIIKGIKIIIDELDKEKYQVYVQARIINIYKKKAEDLGVKWGFDGATVSSNGGLYSLSTNFGGASISKAAEALISFPENLTSGFALGAAIDFLQTNGASQSVSNPSILCINNKESSIYVGQTISVSSGSTTGTAGTTASFKREDVGLTLKIKPRVSSIDKVTLEVETILENIDSFGDAVTGEQPVTSKQEVKTQAILRHGESIIIGGLVKNFDTENKNKIPLLGDIPLIGEYLFSSTSISNEETNLVVILTPYVLDKSEKLSQLQKDLGVLANLQKKYNEEVFKKIEKKPAASEDIESAKETAKEEF, encoded by the coding sequence ATGAGATTAATTAGATTTATATTTTTAACACTTAGTTTAGTGTTTGTTTTAAGTGCAAGAGAACAGGTTAATGTTAACTTTTCCAATTTAGCAATAGATGATTTTATTAAATTAATATCAAAAATTACAAATAAAAATATTTTAATTAATCATAATGTTGCAGGAGTTGTCAACTTTGTTAGTAGCACTCCTATCTATGATGATGAACTTATGGGAATATTAGTCTCTGTTTTGGAGTCTAAAGGCTTTACTCTAATCCAAAACGGCTCTTTATATGAGGTTGTTCGCTCAGCGGAGGCAGCAAAATATAATGTTAAAGTTGAAGTTCAAAATAAAAAACTTCATGGCTCCATTATGGTTACTCAAGCCATAGTGGTTAAGGGTGAAAATGTTGATATAGTAGCTGCTAAAATTCGTTATCTTATCTCTAAAACAGCTAAGCTTATGACTATGAAAGAGAGTAATATTCTTTTAATAACTGATTATCCAAAAAACATAGAGACAATTAAAAAGGTTATAAAAAATATTGACACAAATAACGAAGCTATTGTAAAAATAATTTACATTAAGCATGCAGAAATAAGAAAACTTCTGGCTAGAGTTATAGATATAAGTAAGTCACTATTTAATGAAAAAGTAGAGTCTCAAACAGTTAAAATCATACTTGATGATAATACAAACGGGATTATAGTTGTTGGCAATAAAGATAATGTTAAAAAAGTAGAGGCTTTAATAGAAAAGCTTGATGTTGAGTCAAACGTCAGTAAGAGTGTTGAGATATTCAATCTTAAAAACTCTGATGCGAAGGCAGTTCTTGCCAGTTTAACTGAAATTATCTCAAAACAGACATATACTGACCCAGCACTAAAACCAAATGTTTCAATGAGTGAAGAGATAAATGCCATTATTGCAGTTGGGGAACCTGCAATTATAAAGGGTATTAAAATTATTATTGATGAACTTGACAAAGAGAAGTACCAGGTTTATGTTCAAGCCAGAATAATTAATATATATAAAAAGAAAGCAGAAGACTTGGGTGTAAAATGGGGATTTGATGGCGCTACTGTAAGTTCTAATGGCGGACTCTATTCTTTATCTACAAACTTCGGAGGGGCTTCTATCTCTAAAGCTGCAGAAGCATTAATTTCATTTCCTGAAAATCTAACATCAGGGTTCGCTCTTGGCGCTGCAATAGATTTTTTACAAACCAATGGTGCTTCACAGTCAGTATCTAACCCATCAATTCTGTGCATAAACAATAAAGAGTCATCAATATATGTTGGTCAAACTATTTCTGTTTCATCTGGTTCTACAACTGGTACTGCAGGGACAACAGCATCTTTTAAAAGAGAAGATGTTGGTCTTACTCTGAAAATTAAACCTCGTGTCTCATCTATAGATAAAGTAACTTTAGAAGTAGAAACTATTTTAGAGAATATAGATAGTTTTGGAGATGCAGTAACTGGAGAACAACCTGTTACTTCCAAACAAGAGGTGAAAACTCAAGCTATCCTTCGTCATGGTGAGTCTATTATTATAGGTGGACTTGTGAAAAATTTTGATACAGAAAATAAAAATAAGATTCCACTATTAGGTGACATCCCTCTCATAGGTGAATATCTATTTTCGTCTACATCAATATCAAATGAAGAGACTAACTTAGTTGTTATTTTAACACCGTATGTTTTAGATAAAAGTGAAAAATTATCTCAACTTCAAAAAGATTTAGGAGTTTTGGCAAATCTTCAAAAAAAGTATAATGAGGAAGTATTTAAGAAGATAGAAAAAAAACCTGCTGCTTCTGAAGATATAGAGTCAGCTAAAGAGACAGCTAAAGAGGAGTTTTGA
- the ligA gene encoding NAD-dependent DNA ligase LigA, producing MNLQEYKEAVEKLNLYSHHYYVLDDPITTDEVYDKLYHEVVEYEQNNKDDVLKNSPTMRVGDVVRDGFTKASHLTRMWSLEDVFDAEGLQKWLTKTYKLDKNISFYCEPKFDGASLNLIYENGELVQGITRGDGEIGELITQNVKTIKTVPLIIEYDERIEIRGEVVIFKEEFEKINEARMKDGEAVFANPRNAAAGSLRQLDSSVTASRNLVFLPYGVGENLLEHKLLSDKMEFIYSLGFRKPPQSSTCKDFAEIEDIYEIMNRDRDSYSMMLDGMVVKVNEIASQIDMGYTVKNPRFSVAYKFPAVEKITTVKEIILQVGRTGAVTPVAIVEPTDIDGVVVERATLHNFDEIDRKDIRLNDKVIILRSGDVIPKIIKVLTHERDGSEVKYERPQSCPVCNSELLDEGVLLKCQNLTCEARVINSIIYFASKPCLNIDGLGNKIVEALFNSGLVKSVVDLFDLTLDKLLALEGFKEKKSQNLLNSLEDAKGSEYWRFLNSLGIEHVGEVASKTLSEKFGSNFLHVSKEEIIACDGIGEEMAESVLEFVRVNKETILKLQDILKPLEPIQKAEAKENPFKGKTAVLTGTMSESRGAIKEMLEELGAKVSGSVSKKTDFLIYGEDAGSKYDKAISLHVECLTEQEMREKIE from the coding sequence ATGAATTTACAAGAGTATAAAGAAGCGGTAGAAAAACTTAACCTCTACTCACATCATTACTATGTCTTAGATGACCCTATTACCACTGATGAGGTTTACGATAAACTTTACCATGAGGTTGTGGAATATGAACAAAATAATAAAGATGATGTTTTAAAAAACTCACCAACAATGAGAGTTGGTGATGTAGTTAGAGATGGCTTTACAAAGGCTTCACATCTCACTCGCATGTGGAGTTTAGAAGATGTTTTTGACGCAGAGGGCTTGCAAAAGTGGCTTACAAAAACCTACAAACTAGATAAAAATATCTCATTTTATTGTGAGCCGAAATTTGACGGGGCTAGTCTAAACCTTATCTATGAAAACGGTGAATTAGTTCAGGGAATTACCCGTGGTGATGGAGAGATAGGTGAGCTTATAACTCAAAATGTTAAAACAATAAAAACTGTTCCACTTATCATAGAATATGATGAGCGTATAGAGATTCGCGGTGAAGTGGTTATATTTAAAGAAGAGTTTGAAAAAATAAACGAAGCAAGAATGAAAGATGGTGAAGCTGTTTTTGCAAACCCAAGAAATGCAGCTGCCGGAAGCTTGCGACAACTTGATTCTTCTGTAACTGCTTCAAGAAATTTGGTCTTTTTGCCTTACGGTGTTGGAGAGAACTTGTTAGAACATAAACTGCTAAGTGATAAGATGGAGTTTATCTACTCCTTAGGGTTTAGAAAGCCACCTCAAAGCTCTACCTGTAAAGATTTTGCAGAGATAGAAGATATATATGAGATTATGAATAGAGATAGAGATAGTTACTCTATGATGCTTGATGGTATGGTTGTAAAAGTAAACGAAATAGCTTCTCAAATAGATATGGGTTATACGGTTAAAAATCCTCGTTTTTCCGTTGCTTATAAATTCCCAGCGGTTGAGAAGATTACTACAGTAAAAGAGATTATACTTCAGGTTGGACGAACTGGCGCTGTGACTCCTGTGGCGATAGTTGAGCCTACTGACATAGATGGAGTAGTAGTAGAACGGGCAACTTTGCATAACTTCGATGAGATAGATAGAAAAGATATAAGACTTAATGACAAAGTTATTATCCTCAGAAGCGGGGATGTTATACCCAAGATTATAAAAGTTTTAACTCATGAGAGAGACGGAAGCGAAGTAAAATACGAAAGACCGCAGAGTTGTCCAGTTTGTAATAGTGAACTCTTGGATGAGGGGGTTTTGCTTAAGTGCCAAAATCTTACATGTGAAGCAAGAGTTATAAACTCAATAATATACTTTGCCTCAAAACCGTGTCTTAATATAGATGGACTTGGCAACAAAATAGTTGAGGCTCTTTTTAACTCTGGTCTTGTGAAAAGTGTTGTAGATTTATTTGATTTAACATTAGATAAACTTTTAGCACTTGAAGGTTTTAAAGAGAAAAAATCTCAAAATCTTTTGAACTCTCTAGAAGATGCTAAAGGCTCTGAATATTGGCGTTTTTTAAACTCACTTGGGATTGAACATGTAGGAGAGGTTGCATCTAAAACTTTGAGCGAGAAGTTTGGAAGTAACTTCTTACATGTAAGCAAGGAAGAGATAATCGCTTGTGATGGAATAGGCGAAGAGATGGCTGAGTCTGTTTTGGAGTTTGTAAGGGTAAACAAAGAGACTATTTTAAAATTACAAGATATTTTAAAACCATTGGAACCTATACAAAAAGCTGAAGCAAAAGAGAACCCTTTCAAAGGTAAAACAGCAGTGCTAACCGGAACTATGAGTGAGTCACGCGGTGCTATAAAAGAGATGTTAGAAGAGCTTGGCGCAAAAGTATCAGGTTCAGTTTCTAAAAAGACAGACTTTTTAATATATGGCGAGGATGCGGGAAGCAAATATGACAAAGCAATATCTTTACATGTAGAGTGTTTAACGGAGCAAGAGATGAGAGAAAAAATTGAGTAG
- a CDS encoding type II secretion system F family protein — protein sequence MIVKYKGIDSNGKKVRERVETASLEEAKNKLRAKKIIYYDIYEDTPAFYENFDFSRKYKIPVKELSSLSRELAMYIRSGISIVSALKIVQTHYENNKKMKLFLNTVSTHLDEGQDFYTALESQNVVILPEFFKHSIKVSENGGILDEVLLELSRFLKEQDKMKKEIKAAFAYPSFMIGISLLMISFMLAFVVPQITGIFESMDQELPKATQVVIAMGDFFNDNFTTILILIAVFIFMFMLLMNKSYAFSYGVHKLILKLPLFGTITQKSELARFSYIASLLVRSGVPFVQTISLSANILNNLVLRDLFVTSAKKVVEGKLLSNALNHSSIKIDYSFMQSIALGEETSQLEHVLTNISELYFEENRDKISMLLTLLEPVLMLFVGGSIGFIVAAMLLPIFSMSVG from the coding sequence ATGATTGTTAAATATAAAGGGATAGACTCTAATGGCAAAAAAGTTAGGGAAAGAGTAGAAACTGCATCCCTAGAAGAAGCAAAAAATAAGTTAAGAGCTAAAAAAATTATTTACTATGATATTTATGAAGATACTCCAGCTTTTTATGAAAACTTTGACTTCTCTCGCAAGTATAAAATCCCCGTAAAAGAGTTGTCTTCACTCTCTCGTGAGCTAGCCATGTATATTCGCTCAGGAATCAGCATTGTTTCAGCGCTTAAAATTGTACAAACACACTATGAGAACAATAAAAAAATGAAACTGTTTTTAAACACAGTTTCAACTCACTTAGACGAGGGACAAGATTTCTATACGGCACTAGAGTCACAGAATGTTGTAATATTGCCAGAATTTTTTAAGCACTCTATAAAAGTAAGTGAAAATGGTGGAATTCTAGATGAAGTGCTTTTAGAATTGTCACGGTTTTTAAAAGAACAAGATAAAATGAAAAAAGAGATAAAAGCTGCTTTTGCCTACCCATCTTTTATGATTGGAATTTCACTGCTTATGATATCATTTATGTTGGCTTTTGTTGTCCCACAGATTACTGGTATATTTGAGAGTATGGACCAAGAGCTTCCGAAAGCTACACAGGTTGTTATAGCTATGGGTGATTTTTTTAATGACAATTTTACAACTATTTTAATATTAATAGCTGTATTTATATTTATGTTTATGCTACTTATGAACAAGAGTTATGCTTTTTCATATGGCGTACATAAGCTTATACTTAAATTACCACTATTTGGGACAATCACGCAAAAAAGTGAATTGGCAAGGTTTTCTTATATCGCTTCACTTTTAGTTCGTTCTGGTGTTCCTTTTGTTCAAACAATAAGCCTTAGTGCAAATATCTTAAATAACCTTGTGTTGAGAGATCTTTTTGTAACTTCTGCTAAAAAAGTGGTTGAAGGAAAACTGCTTTCAAATGCTTTAAATCACTCAAGTATTAAAATAGACTATTCTTTTATGCAGTCTATTGCTCTAGGTGAAGAGACATCACAGCTTGAACATGTATTGACAAATATCTCAGAGCTCTATTTTGAAGAGAACCGAGACAAGATAAGTATGCTGTTAACACTGCTAGAACCTGTGCTTATGTTATTTGTTGGAGGCAGTATAGGTTTTATTGTTGCGGCGATGTTATTGCCTATTTTTTCTATGAGTGTTGGTTGA
- a CDS encoding GspE/PulE family protein, with translation MLNLEPLHNLKLYVNEPWELDTDISVKNYLLFSEIDNEVCALVCERYLVEASNYYTKLQNKYPIKMLDEDSYDRLYNRFLELRTDKAIETMKEDSSEEGEDEDISLTDFLRTSSDILTSEESAPIIKFVNALFYQAIKKRASDIHIEVQEKRGEVRFRIDGMLSKNADLDKKVVNLIISRIKVISNLDISEKRIPQDGRTQIKIAGETLDIRVSVLPTFYGERVVMRLLMQSSQIPQINELGFCSELVEDVKKLLRSSHGIILVTGPTGSGKTTSLHSFLREVESPEKNLITVEDPVEYKSDNIAQIQVNEKVGLTFASALRSILRQDPDVIMIGEIRDEETAAIAIRAALTGHLVFSTLHTNSAAATISRLADMSVEPFLISSSLLGVLAQRLIRVLCEECKVEDALAENFAEDYRLQVNAKIFKAKGCKSCNYSGYSGRRSIGELLIMNDKIKDLLKSTTDEHTIKIALEADGLKTISFQLSEMLYNGETSLDEAIRIGLGNA, from the coding sequence TTGTTAAACTTAGAGCCTCTTCATAATCTAAAACTCTATGTTAATGAGCCGTGGGAGTTAGATACTGATATAAGTGTTAAAAATTATCTTCTGTTTAGTGAAATTGACAATGAAGTCTGTGCTCTGGTCTGTGAGCGATATTTAGTAGAAGCTAGTAATTATTATACAAAACTACAGAATAAATATCCTATAAAAATGCTAGATGAGGACTCTTATGACAGGCTATATAACCGTTTTTTAGAACTTCGTACAGACAAAGCAATAGAGACAATGAAAGAAGATTCTAGTGAAGAGGGTGAAGATGAAGATATATCTTTAACAGACTTTTTAAGAACTTCATCAGATATTTTAACCTCAGAAGAGTCTGCTCCAATTATTAAGTTTGTAAATGCTCTGTTTTATCAGGCTATAAAAAAACGGGCTTCAGATATTCATATAGAAGTCCAAGAAAAACGGGGAGAAGTCAGGTTTAGAATAGATGGCATGTTGAGTAAAAATGCCGATTTAGACAAAAAAGTTGTTAACCTTATTATTAGTCGTATAAAAGTTATTTCAAACCTTGATATTTCCGAAAAGAGAATCCCGCAAGATGGGCGAACACAGATAAAAATTGCCGGAGAGACTTTAGACATTCGTGTTTCTGTTTTGCCAACATTTTATGGCGAGAGAGTTGTTATGAGACTTCTGATGCAAAGTTCTCAAATTCCACAAATAAATGAACTTGGATTTTGCAGCGAACTAGTAGAGGATGTAAAAAAACTGCTTCGATCTTCTCATGGAATTATTTTAGTAACAGGACCAACTGGTAGTGGTAAAACAACTTCTCTTCACTCCTTCTTACGTGAAGTTGAATCGCCTGAAAAAAACCTTATAACAGTTGAAGACCCGGTTGAGTACAAGTCGGACAATATTGCTCAGATTCAGGTAAATGAGAAGGTAGGGCTCACATTCGCTTCAGCTCTTCGCTCCATACTTAGACAAGATCCAGATGTCATAATGATAGGTGAAATTCGTGATGAAGAGACAGCCGCTATAGCAATTCGTGCGGCTCTAACCGGTCACTTGGTATTTTCTACCCTACACACCAACTCTGCTGCTGCGACTATCTCAAGACTTGCAGATATGTCGGTAGAACCTTTCTTGATTTCCTCTTCACTTTTGGGAGTTCTTGCTCAAAGATTGATCCGTGTTTTGTGCGAGGAGTGTAAAGTTGAGGATGCTTTAGCAGAAAATTTTGCAGAAGATTATAGATTACAAGTAAATGCAAAAATATTTAAGGCAAAAGGGTGTAAAAGTTGTAATTACAGCGGTTATTCCGGTCGTCGTTCCATAGGTGAGCTTTTAATAATGAATGATAAAATAAAAGACTTGTTGAAAAGTACTACAGATGAGCATACGATTAAAATAGCACTAGAAGCTGATGGACTTAAGACTATTTCTTTTCAACTCTCAGAAATGTTATATAATGGAGAAACATCTTTAGATGAAGCGATTCGTATCGGATTGGGAAATGCGTAA
- a CDS encoding prepilin-type N-terminal cleavage/methylation domain-containing protein, with amino-acid sequence MRKAFTLIEMLISVTILSIMMVFLYKSYASLNSSNYFLKKELNIIKSQQLKKRVVFLDFSLALDKKVNIINQDSHVDVVFMQSSNSLHRKYNPYVAYIVKESKLYRLESLQEFKEYPLNQDSVFSIDSLGEVDSFRVYKSNDNLKEAYLIHAEFKQGEEILLKVKVLED; translated from the coding sequence ATGAGAAAAGCTTTTACTCTTATTGAGATGTTAATCTCAGTAACTATTTTATCAATTATGATGGTTTTTTTATATAAAAGTTATGCCTCGTTAAACAGTTCAAATTACTTTTTAAAAAAAGAGTTAAATATTATAAAAAGCCAACAATTGAAGAAAAGAGTTGTGTTTTTAGACTTCTCTTTAGCTCTTGATAAGAAAGTAAATATCATAAATCAAGATTCACATGTAGATGTTGTTTTTATGCAAAGTTCAAACTCTTTGCATAGAAAATACAACCCTTATGTCGCATACATAGTTAAAGAGTCTAAGCTTTACAGATTGGAATCTTTACAAGAGTTTAAAGAGTACCCATTAAACCAAGATAGTGTTTTTAGCATAGATTCTTTAGGTGAAGTGGATAGTTTTAGAGTCTACAAATCTAATGACAACCTAAAAGAGGCTTATTTAATACATGCAGAGTTTAAACAAGGAGAAGAGATACTTCTTAAAGTTAAAGTATTGGAAGATTAA
- the tlyA gene encoding 23S rRNA (cytidine-2'-O)-methyltransferase TlyA: protein MSRLDNYLVENSLVQSRNKAQGLIKDGLVSVNGKVTIKSSHKLEDSDEVIVKEHKQYVSRSAFKLSGFLDELKLHAKDKTALDIGSSTGGFTQVLLEYGASEVTAVDVGKEQLHVSLKEDHRVHSYESCDIREFKSDKIFDIVVSDVAFISLLHILDDVDRLANDKIILLFKPQFEVGREAKRDNNGVVTDEKAILNAMIKFEDACKLKGWKRILKSASKLTGKEGNLEYCYCYEK, encoded by the coding sequence TTGAGTAGATTAGATAATTATTTAGTAGAGAATTCTTTAGTGCAAAGCAGAAACAAAGCTCAAGGCTTGATTAAAGATGGACTTGTAAGTGTTAATGGCAAAGTAACAATTAAGAGCTCTCATAAGTTAGAAGATAGTGATGAAGTTATTGTAAAAGAGCATAAACAGTATGTCTCTCGTTCAGCGTTTAAACTTAGTGGATTTTTAGATGAATTAAAGCTACACGCAAAGGATAAAACTGCTTTAGATATAGGCTCATCAACCGGAGGTTTTACGCAAGTTCTTTTAGAATATGGTGCTAGCGAAGTGACTGCAGTTGATGTCGGCAAAGAGCAACTACATGTAAGCCTTAAAGAAGATCATAGAGTTCACTCATACGAGAGTTGTGACATACGAGAGTTTAAGAGTGATAAAATATTTGATATAGTAGTAAGTGATGTCGCTTTTATATCTCTGCTTCATATACTAGATGATGTTGACAGATTGGCAAATGATAAAATTATTTTGCTGTTTAAACCGCAGTTTGAAGTAGGGCGCGAAGCAAAAAGAGATAATAACGGTGTTGTGACTGATGAAAAAGCAATACTAAATGCTATGATAAAATTTGAAGATGCTTGTAAGTTAAAGGGGTGGAAACGAATTTTAAAATCTGCTTCAAAACTTACAGGCAAGGAGGGGAATCTTGAATACTGTTACTGCTATGAAAAATAG